CGTGTGGAGGCGGGGCAGTCTGAGGTCTCCGAAGCTCTGGAAGCGCAAGCCCTGGCGCGCGGGGTGGCCGAACTGAGTCTGGCCGACTATGCCTTCACCAGCTACTCCCCCTCCCTGCTGGCGATCTGCTGCCTGGCGCTGGCGGACCGCATGCTGCGGGTCCCGCGTCCGGTGGACTTGCGCCTGGGCGAGCACCCGGAGGCGGCGCTGCAGGACTGCCTGGGCAAGCTGCAGTTGCTGGTGGCCATGAACAGTACTTCCCTAACTCACATGCTGCCTGTTCAGATCTTCGAGAAGTGCAGCCTGTCCCTGAGCTCGAAATAAAACAGACTCTTGGTTTCCTTTTAGTTCCTGGCCCAGTTACTGGACCTCTCCCATAGCCTCAGAAGAGTGTAATATTGTTTCACAGAGAAGGCTTCAGGGCCTGCTTGGTCAGCTGCAGGTTGTAAATAGTGTGTGATAGTAGCatctggtattttatttattttgcagcgAGCACATGAGGGAGGTGAGTCTTTCCCCAATAAACAGTTGTGGTTTGTCTAAATACTGCAAGTGTCTGTCTGTGGTGAGGAAAGGTGAATTCAGCTCAGGAATGGGGTGGTTGGCATTGTTTGAGGGATTTTACCTTCCCTCTGGGTCCACTCTGTAGTTGGCATCTCTGTGGAAACACCAGGTCAGGTGAGGTCCTGGATCCTGAATTCCAGAGATTAGTGGAGTTAGGATCACCTGATGGCTTGAGTCCTGTGACCCTCGTGTCAAGAGACTAGGGACTCTGCCCTCCTACAGAGTCCAAAAGGGTGCAGTGAGTGCAGTGTAGTGTAAGACAGAATAGAACCTCTATGCTGTCAGATGACTGCACTTGCTAATGAGGCAGAAGTGAGGCTGGGAAGCTTTGGGGACCACACAGGCACACTAGCAGAGGTGGGGGAAAGCAAGCAACATCCAGGCATGGAGAATTCTGTGTTCAACTGGAGCATGTTGAAAACCAAGGCTGTGACTGGTCATGGCCATTGCAGGTCAAGCCCATTTACCCTGCAATTATGTGGTTTAACTGTTCATGCTACCACATGGTGCCCAAGATAACTGGCATAATAGTCATAATGGCTATATTGAGTGCTATGTATTAGGAACCGTGTtcagaatttatttcatttttccagcAACTCTATGAAGCAGAGTCTATTATCCCATTTTTCAGAGGACACTGGAGCACAGAGCCATTAAACAACAGTGGAGTAGCCAGGATCTGAGTCCAGAGTCCCACTCTTAGCCACACTACTAAATGTCCCCCACGTACAGGTTTCTGGTAATTCTCCAAAATGCTCTTCTTGAGGTAGGTGGCAGACAGTTATTTACTCAGTGCTCCCCATTCAGTAGGGCCTACAGAGAACATATCTGGAGAGCCAGCACAGTGCATACCTCGGTCACATTACAGGAATCATTTTATAGATTTAGAGAAAACTGAGTTGAGAAATGAGACAGGTTTGCTGGAGTTTTAGCTCTACACCTGTCATATTATCTTCAGTCTCACTGTCATGAATCTGATGCAGTCACTAAATCTCTCAGCTCTTGTCACCTCTAGCAAATTTCATATCCTCTCTCAGCTCCACAATTGAAACCAAGGTTGTTGTAAGCCTAAATGAGATTGAGAAGCTTAAATGATACTAAGCTTATGTGTTATGAGGTGGTATAAAGTAGTGATTCAATAAGTGGGCTCTGGATCCAATTTGCcaggtgaccttgagcaagtcacataTCTATGCCTACGTCTTATCTATAAAAATGGGACTAGCAATAGTGCCTATTTAGTAGGGTGGAAGCATAGCTCTAATGAGATACTCCTTACTGATTCCCCCAGCACAGGTCCTGGCACGCAGCAAGCCCTCGAGAAATAAAGGCTAGTGGTAACCTGCACAGTGATGGGAGGAGAGGAGCTATGCAGAAAAACTTGGcgcaaagaaacagagaaaaaatatggGAAAATAACAATTTGGGTGGGCGGTGAACATATGGATGTTCattgtattttcacatttttggtaTGGTTGAaaaaagtcataatttttttggggggaaatatGGCATGTTCCCCTGCACCTAGAATAAATCAAAATGTgtgacaaatacaaataaaaagcacaaggctgggcgaggtggctcacgcctataatcccagcactttgggaggccgagacggatggatcacgaggtcaagagatagagaccatcctggtcaacaaagtgaaacaccgtctctactaaaaatacaaaaattagctgggcatggtggcacacgcctgtagtcccagctactcaggaggctgaggcaggagaattgtttgaacgcaggaggcggaggttgcggtgagctgagatcatgccattgcactccagcctggataacaagagcgaaattccgtctcaaacaaacaaacaaaaacacacacacacacacacacaaacaaataaaaagcaaacaaagtcATAGGAAATTTAGAGAAACTTCTTTGCACTTCTCTTGAAGTGTGTCTTCCAAGTGTTCTCAGAGTCAGGGATGCCTTACTCTAGACCTCTTGGATGCCTCTTCTGACATATTGCTAGGCTAAACTCTAGGAACTTCCTCCTCATTGGCTCTGGAAGAAGGAAGTGGTGATCCCCAAGCTATTTGTGTAAAAGATGCTCTGTGATGgtgaaaaaggaggaggaagatcaTATCACCTGTTTCAAGTCACAAAGTATTAGGGCCCTCCGTTTTGTTGTAAGGGGTTGGGGTCTGGCCCCCAGGCAAAAGAGTAACTTTGGGGGCAGTTGTCTTAACCAGTATCTGCTCCATTAATCAGCCAAGATTGCTATGGGTTACTGGTTCCAGAATCATCCAGACTAAGAGTCATATAATCCTGCTATTCCAGTTCCTGTTACAAGAGATAATGTACAATGCCCATTTTTTTCTACCCCAACTTAGAACTCATTGGCAAAGATTTGGACAATGGGCCTATCCTGGAAATTTTGTGATGACCTGCATGTGTAGAGATCTCCCCAAAACTCAGCTAAGAGCATCCCTACTCATTTTAAAGACTGGAAAGTGAGTGAAGATGGGAATGGAGATGAACTGTCTGGTGGTTGTGCTACTCAGGAACCAGAGGAAACAGGAGACAGAACTAGGAGCAGGCTGTGGGAAGCTGGAAATAAAGCTgaaagtcttttcaaaaaatcactaATTTACCCCTACTAAGCACCAGTTACTCTACATAAATAATCTCACTCATCTTCACATTAACTCTGTTGAGGCCagtgtaacttttttttcccctaaagacCCGGGGCTCATCCACCTGGTCCTCAGGCACTCTGATCCTAAAGCCAGAGTTCCTCACCAGCAGCCATACCACACTAACTCTAGCTGGTTGACCTCACCTCAATTTAGTTTCTGCATCTACACGTGGGTCAGAGGGTCTCTCAATCTATTCCAGCTCTACCATTGGTTTACCTTCCACGGCTGTTAGGGGATCTTATTTCTTACTCCAGATAATGGGTGCAAATGAGAGGACGATGACACGTTAAAAGAGGCTATttcactactactactactatgtataaaaggaaaacaaggtgCCCAAATATGGGGGGGTACACAAAGATTCCAAGTTCAGATGACTTCAACTTGGATGAATATGAGTGGTCCTGAGAAAGGTCCCTTCACCTAAGGATGCCCCTCCCTGGGAGATGCCTCGGACTCAGGAAAATGTCCATTCCTTGGAGAGCTGTCGGGTTGGGAATGGCAACTTCGACTGCGAAGAGACCAGCCAAACGTTGCAATGGGCCGCTGAAACCACTAGGAGAGACAGGGCCAGGGCTTTCGGGGATTCGGGACTGTCCACTGTGGCGTTTTCAGAAAGTGGAGGAGGGTTCGTATTGTCACTTTTTCTTAACGGACCGTCTTTTAAAGGCTGTGCTCACGGGGCACTGCCGAGATAATTGCGGGGCTGGGGGAGCGAGCAGGGGCTGTTGGCCTCAAGCCAAAAGAGACCCTGTAGAAGTCCGTGAGTCAGGACCCAGGATACTGTTCAGGTTTGTGGGAAGGGGCTTCTGTAATCAGGGGGCTGTTCCAGGGCGTCCCTGACGGTATTCCACATCCTTACTAAATCCTGCAGGGAGCGCAAAGCCGGAGTCTAGCGATGGCGGGTGTCACTTGACGTTTATTTTGTGCCTTGTGGCTGgagtgggaagaaaaggaaataatcgTTAACTTTGCCATTCTCGCTGTCGGTAAGCGGAAGACAGTACCCAAGGCGAGGGAGACCGGCGCTCGCCcgcccctccttctctctctctccgtctggCGCGGCCGGGAGGCGGCAGCGCCAACGCTCGCCGAAAGGGCGCTGGCGGGCCCGGGCCCCGCGCTGGCGGCTCCCGGGGGAAGCCCGGTTGCCAGGTTGGGTTTAACGCCTCCGCCCGCGCGCAGATTGTCCCGGGCAGAAGGCGCCACCTCTGGCGCTCAGGCGCGAGCCACCCCTCCCGCTCGGCGGTCCTCCTCCTCCCCCGTCCTCTCTCCGCACCTCCTCGGCCGCCACTCGGCTCCTCCCCAGCCACGCGCCTGCCCCAACCTCCGGCAGGTTTCGGGCCGCCGCCTCCGAGCAGTCGgcgctgggaggcaggaggaaggaggcacAATGCAGGCGTGCGGGGGCGGCGCGGCCAGCCGCCGGGCCTTCGACAGCATCTGCCCCAACAGGATGCTGGCGCTGCCTGGCCGGGCGCTGCTCTGCAAGCCCGGGAAGCCGGAAAGGAAGGTGGGGCAGTTGATTCGGGCCGGGCAGGGTCTGCGCGCTCCGTGCCCCGAGGGCTGACCCGCGTTCAACGTTTGTGTGCCCGGCCAGTTCGATCCTCCGCGGAAGTTCTTGCCGGGATGCACAGGCGGGAGCCCGGTGTCGGTGTACGAGGATCCCTCAGACGCCGAGCCCACTGCGCTGCCAGGTGAGCCCCGTGGCACACGCCTACCCCTCGGGTTTCCCTCGCCGGGAGGGTGCGGCGCGCACGGCTCGGAGGAGCTTCTCTCCTCCGGGCTTTGACGTCCTAGCAGCGAGCCTGGCGGAGAGGCTCAGGGGCCGCCCTGCGCGTGTCTCCCGGTCTCCCCGCGCAGCCCTCACCACCATAGACCTGCAGGACCTCGCGGACTGCTCTTCGCTACTCGGGTCCGACGCGCCGCCTGGTGGTGACCTAGCCGCATCGCAGGTACCTCCCCCTTCTGGTGGAGCCTCGCGGTTTCACGCAGCCCAAACCCTACTCCGGGGTGGTGGTTTTAATTCCCTAAAAGCTCCTCTCGGGTCGGGAGCGCAGGCAATTTCAGCTGATGAGGGGAAGCGTCGTGCAGGCACCTGTGCCTTCCAGATCAGAACTTCCGCTTCTCTCCTAGCATGTTATGAAGGCCACATATCCACTGGAGCTGTTTTGACCAACTCGGTACAGTGGGGCTCACCTGGAAGCCTCCCTTGCTATTCCCCTCCCTATCTACTCCTCGGATCTGTGACAAGATTGTGCACTGAGAGACCAGGCGGGTGGGTGGGAGCAAAGTTGCTCTCTGGGCACCTGTTGCATGTTCTGTCAGTTCTCCCAACACCCGCTTCCTGGCCATTATCATTCCGTGGGTAGAACAGTGGAGGTTGATGGATAACTTCTTTATCAAGACTGGAAAAGAGTTAGAGAATTTGCAGTTGGGAGAAGCAGGAAGGACAAAGGACTCTGGAAGTAATCTTGCTAAAAATATTCCCTTCTGTAGAGATGGTCCTTCAGCAGTTGGGCACTTTTTCAAAGTCCTGTTCAGCCCTCGTAAAAGCTCCAGTCACTTGCCATGATGGGGCAAAAAGGCActcaacttttttctttcccGCAGAACCTGTCTTCTTACTCCCATCCCACTTCCACCGCTTGCCGGTGCTGACGGCAGAGGAAGGAGTCTCCCAGCACTGGTGTCTGGGAGGCCAGAAGCCCAGCTCATGGGTGGGACATGACGTGCCCAGGTGGACAGGGGGTCTTAACCAGATGCAACTCCCGGGAAGAGTGCCAGTTCCAGCTTCCTGGCAATAGGTCTGGGGTCTGCAGACAGGCCCAGTACAGAACTCTGCAGAGGCTTGACCACCTCCCAGAACTGGAAGTGGTAGTGGAGCAAAGCTTCTCAGTCCTTTTCCAAGGGCCTCCTAGAACCTTGGGGTAGAACCCAGGGAGACTCAATGTAGGTGGCCACTGAAAGCAGAGATTCAGGCAAGAGTTGGGAGTGGGCATTGCACTGCCAAGGCCATTTAATTGTTCTTTTTAGATCTGGATGATGGAATAAGGAAAGATAATGCCTGAGCATCTTCCAGCTGACCCAGAGACCTACTCCCTTACCCCAACATGTTTATTGTGCAAGTAACAAAACCCAAGCAGTTCTTGTTGAATGTTTGCTTAAGTATATAGATTTTAAATTTGGTATCATGCTGTTtgttagacatttttttcttcattttgtagttggagaaatgccagatttatCTATTTGTGTCGGTAGAATTcgaagtttcatttattttctttttctttctttgagacaaggtctcactctgtcgcccacgctggagcacagtgacatgatcatggcttactgtagcctggacctcctaggctcaggtgatcctctcacctcagcctcccaactagccaggactataggcacacactgccatggccagccagtttcttgtttctttgtattttttgtacagatggggatttgccatgttgcccaggctggtcttgaactcctgtgctcaagagatctgcctgcctcagcctctcaaagtgctgagattacaggcgtgagccaccatacccagcctcgaAGTTTCAAGAACAGAGCTCACATCAGATGGACCCAAAAAAATTCAGGATTTTTCCTGGGAAGACAGAACTGGTTCAGAGGAAAGTGGCCCCTTGTGGAGGAACATCCAGGGAGACCCCAGGGACACTCAGATCACACTTCCCCATTCCTTTCCTTCAGGGGAAGGTGGACAGAGAGAGGAAGTGCTCTAGAAATGTTTGAGGTTCACAATGGGCCAAAACCTGGATTGGCATAAGAGGTAGCATTTCCAGGGCCCTAGTTCCTGAGTTAGCCTTCAGTCTCCTCATGAGACTTTTCTCAAATCCCTACTGAGGAAGAGACCTTCCAGTCCTTGAAGAATAAGCCCCTTCAACCAGGGCAGAACTTATGCTCCAGGACTTgtgtggggccctcagcccttCCTTTCTCATCTCATTTCCCTTATAGTCTCAACTAGTGACAGAGGTGGTAGAGGCCTCCCTACTTGACTCTTTTCTCCCAAGGGAAAGAAAACTGATACTTGTACATTCTTTGAAGTTAGTTCCAGAGTAAGTTCCTCTTCccagaaatatttaaatagtaaAGAAGAACTCTCTCTTTGGGGAGAACAGTATGATGAGCACGAAAGAATGAATCAACAGTGCATTCAGTAGGACAGGTCTTTCTGGTGGGCAATTGGATGCATCTTCTCACACCATGGCCCTTGAGACTCCTGTCCCCTTCCCAGTGCTGTCTTCGGTGGAAGCCAGCTTtcctaaaaagagaaaagcagctgggtgcagtggctcactcctgtaatcccagcactttgggaggctgaagcaggtggatcgcctgaggtcagggttcgagaccagcctagccaacatagtgaacccgtctctactaagaatacaaaaaattagctgggcatggtagcgggtgcctgtaatctcagctactagggaggctgaggcaggagaatctctagaacccgggaggtggaggttgcagtgagctgagattgggccattgcactccagcctgggcaatgagagtgaaactctgtcaaagaaagacagaaagaaaagaaagaaggaagggaagggaaggaagaaaagagaaaagaaaaggaaaggaaagaaagacagaaaagaaagaaataaagtatggAGGCAGGAGGCCCCATTCCACTACTTCAGAGCTGGGTGACTCTGGGTAGCTCTCTCAGCATCAGATTCTTCCTCAAAGAGGAATCACTTCCCAGGCCCCGCCTGCTTCCACACTGGTGTGAGGATGAACTGAGAGGCCGTGTAAAAGCGTCTTTTAAATCAACTCTAAATGTCCATGAATTAAGGGAACAACAAAGTCCCTGTTCCTCCGGCCCCTTAGAGTCTCCTTTCCCCTCACACACCCAGACACCTTGCAGGAGGCAGCGAGAGTACAGTTCAAGATGTTGGAGGTGCACCAGCTGTATGAGAAAAGTCTGCTCCCAACTTTTTGGGAAACTGAAAAGAGCAATTGAGGCCACGCCAGCTGTGCACAGAACAGAAGCATTTCCCACATCCATCTGGCCCCTCGAATCACAGCCTACTTCCCGCTCGGTTGCGGGGGTGGGGTGGTTAGCTGGGGTTGAGCCTTGGCGGGGAAACGCGGCCTCAAATTACTGCTCTGGAGGCCCCTGAAAGCTGTCAGGTTTTGGGTGGGAAAAGCCGGTGTTCAAGCCGTGTTCTGCTCCTAGAGCGTCGGCTCGGTGGCGCGTGGCTGATGAATCGGAGATGAAATTTCGCGGGTGCACAGGGAACCGCCAGGCCGCACGCAGGCGACTGCTTGGCTGATTGGTGGGTGGCGGGCCACTCGCCTGTCGGAGCCCGCACTGggcccccgccccgcccgcggAGGGACCGACCTCCGCCACTGCTCTCCGTTTCCGCTCCCTGCAGGAGCTCCCCCCTCAACCCCCATGTCCCGCTCCCCACCGCAGCAGTGTGAGCCTGTTGGGTTCACTGTCTAGGAGGGGGCTTGAATTTTCGGGTAGGAGACTGGGCTGCCGACGCGAGTGCGCACAGACCCGCTGCCGAGCCCCGGCCTGGGTCTGTCGGTCTAGGAAGAGTTCCGGACCCTCCAGACGCGTTAACCAGTGTACACCTCTGGTTTATTTCAGAACCATTCCCTCCAAACGGAAGCGGACTTCGATCTGCGGGATTTCAGAGACACGGTGGATGATCTCATTGCAGGCAAGTGCAATCTCCTGGCAGTTAAATAACAGCGGAGGTGTCTCCCACTCCCAAATCAGACTAGTTCTGATTTCGTGGTTGTGAAGGTGGTAAACCCAGCCAACTGTCAATGACTCTCCAGCAACTCATCAAATAGTCAGGCTTTTCCATATTTAGGACATTTCTCTCCCCCAGTGGATAAGTCGAACCACTGGATCTACATAGTGGGGGTCGCTGTGAGTTCTGGGAGACGGAGCACTATGCTCTGGTATGGCGGGGGAGGTTGCTTGACGAGTGTGCAGAGGATAGAAGGCCTGTGTGACGTGCAGGCCCAGGGAAGTTTTCTTGATTGTAAACTTGACAGGCAAGTTTTGGATGCCTGCTGTGTATGTACAGGCCATCAGGAAGGGCCTGGTAATCAGGCGTTTAGGAGTAAGGGGTacttaatttaataattaaaagaaaatctctacATAAACCCTACACCCAGAGTGGCATTTTGCTCCTGTAACTAGCtggccatgagtttgaggctgcaaatCCAGCTCCCGCtcttctccagattcatcttCTATGATGTCACCTGCCCTGGCCAGCGGAGACTTCCCCTTCTCTCCTTGCGACATATCACCATTCGGGCCCTGCCTCTCCCCATCACTGGACCCACGGGCCTTGCAGTCACCACCACTGCAGCATCCAGACGTGCCCCCGCCTGAGCAGTACTGGAAGGAGGTGGCAGACCAGAACCAGAGAGCGTTGGGAGACGCGCTTGTTGAGAACAATCAAGTAGGGACACTGGCCTGGCAACCAGGAATCCTGGGGCAGGGACAGAGTATAGAGGGTGGCAGTGGGGGTTGCAAGGGCAAGAATGAGGTCCTGTGAGTGGGAGCCAGTGGACTGGCTGGTGGTTCGCATAGCTGCCATTGCTTCAGTGACTCCACCTCTTTCCAGCTTCATTAAGTGGAAATAATCCTATCccacctgatttttattttattaattaatttttatttattgattgtttattttgagacagagactcactctgttgcctaggctggagctcggtggcttgatctcggctcactacagcctccacctcccaggctcaagtgattctcatgcctcagcctcccaagtagctgggattacaggtgtgtgctaccacacttggctaatttttgtatttttagtagagacaggttttcaccatgttagccaggctagtcttgaactcctgacctcaggtgatccccctgcctggacctcccaaagtgctgggattacaggcgttagccactgcaccagaccattttatttatttttaaacattgttttattttggggGGATTTAGAGGTACAAGTGCAGTTGTGTTACACACATATCTTGCATAGTGCCTGCCAGATTTGTAATAGGGacaccaatatttattgaaggtTTTCTATGTGCCTGGCCCTGTACTTAACGATTTATGCTTTCTCTTCTCAATGCTCACAATCATTGAGCTAGATACTCTTACTGGCCCCCTTTTACAAGGAAATCAAGACATAGGATTGTTGAACTTTAGTGACAGAACCTAGATCTGCCCAAGTCAGTACTCTTAATCAGCACGCTACACTGAGGATGAATGGAGATACGTTTTGTCCAAgtgctttaaggaaaaaaaaaaaaaaaaggaaattgattaTTATTCTTGCTAGTGTAAATGCCCACGCGTCCTCAGTTCCTGATGAGACGTCAGGATCTGGTTTTGAT
This Callithrix jacchus isolate 240 chromosome 2, calJac240_pri, whole genome shotgun sequence DNA region includes the following protein-coding sequences:
- the MCIDAS gene encoding multicilin, with protein sequence MQACGGGAASRRAFDSICPNRMLALPGRALLCKPGKPERKFDPPRKFLPGCTGGSPVSVYEDPSDAEPTALPALTTIDLQDLADCSSLLGSDAPPGGDLAASQNHSLQTEADFDLRDFRDTVDDLIADSSSMMSPALASGDFPFSPCDISPFGPCLSPSLDPRALQSPPLQHPDVPPPEQYWKEVADQNQRALGDALVENNQLHVTLTQKQEEIASLKERNVQLKELASRTRHLASVLDKLMITQSWDCEAAAEPFLLKAKAKRSLEELVSAAGEDCAEVDAILREISERCDEALHSRDPKRPRLQPESVNMDSRPGNLHGAFRGLRTDCSRSKLNLSHSELEEGGSFSTPIRSHSTIRTLAFPQGNAFTIRTANGGYKFRWVPS